From Chryseobacterium sp. H1D6B, a single genomic window includes:
- the metK gene encoding methionine adenosyltransferase: MSYLFTSESVSEGHPDKIADQISDALIDHFLAYDKNSKVACETLVTTGQVVLAGEVKSDAYLDVQTIAREVINGIGYTKGEYMFNGDSCGVISAIHEQSPDINQGVDRKVADETFEGKANAQGAGDQGMMFGYATNETANYMPLALDLAHTILKELSAVRRENKEITYLRPDAKSQVTIEYSDDHKPVRIDSIVVSTQHDDFANEEEMLAKIREDIKNILIPRVVALQTEEIKGLFNDQIKYHINPTGKFVIGGPHGDTGLTGRKIIVDTYGGKGAHGGGAFSGKDPSKVDRSAAYATRHIAKNLVAAGVADEVLVQVSYAIGVAEPCGLYINTYGTSKVDLHDGEIAKKVSAIFDLRPYAIEQNLKLRNPIYQETASYGHMGKEHYTADKTFNKGHKNELTLRDLEFFTWEKLDKVDEIKTAFGI; the protein is encoded by the coding sequence ATGTCTTATTTATTTACATCTGAATCCGTTTCAGAAGGGCATCCAGATAAAATTGCCGATCAAATTTCCGACGCTTTAATCGATCATTTTTTAGCTTATGACAAGAATTCAAAAGTAGCTTGTGAAACTCTTGTTACAACAGGACAGGTAGTGTTGGCTGGAGAGGTGAAATCTGATGCTTATCTAGATGTTCAGACTATTGCTAGAGAAGTTATTAACGGAATTGGATATACAAAAGGTGAATATATGTTTAATGGAGATTCTTGCGGAGTTATTTCTGCGATCCATGAGCAGTCGCCGGATATTAACCAGGGTGTTGACAGAAAAGTTGCAGACGAAACTTTTGAAGGAAAGGCGAATGCACAAGGAGCAGGAGACCAAGGAATGATGTTTGGATATGCAACTAATGAAACGGCTAATTATATGCCTTTAGCATTAGATCTTGCACATACTATTCTTAAAGAGCTTTCTGCTGTCAGAAGAGAAAATAAAGAAATCACTTATCTTCGTCCAGATGCAAAGAGCCAGGTTACTATTGAATATTCTGATGACCACAAACCTGTAAGAATTGATTCTATCGTAGTTTCTACACAGCACGATGATTTCGCAAATGAGGAAGAAATGCTGGCGAAAATTCGTGAAGACATCAAAAATATTTTGATTCCAAGAGTTGTTGCACTACAGACAGAAGAAATTAAAGGATTATTTAACGATCAGATCAAATACCATATCAACCCAACAGGTAAATTCGTAATCGGAGGACCCCACGGAGATACAGGTCTTACTGGAAGAAAAATTATCGTTGATACCTATGGTGGAAAAGGAGCTCATGGAGGAGGAGCTTTCTCTGGAAAAGATCCATCAAAAGTAGACAGAAGTGCGGCTTACGCAACAAGACACATTGCTAAAAACTTAGTGGCTGCAGGAGTTGCTGATGAGGTTTTAGTACAGGTTTCCTATGCGATTGGGGTTGCGGAACCTTGCGGATTGTACATCAATACTTATGGGACTTCAAAAGTTGATCTTCACGACGGAGAAATCGCTAAAAAAGTATCTGCTATTTTTGATCTTAGACCTTATGCTATTGAGCAGAATCTGAAATTGAGAAATCCAATTTATCAGGAAACAGCTTCTTACGGACATATGGGTAAAGAGCATTATACTGCTGATAAAACCTTCAATAAAGGTCATAAAAATGAACTTACCCTTAGAGATCTTGAATTCTTTACTTGGGAGAAACTTGATAAAGTAGACGAAATTAAAACCGCTTTTGGTATTTAA